The region CCAACAGAACGGCGGTGGAGATGAGCATCTTACCTTGGTATTGCTCATAACGGGCCATTCCCCGCTGGAGGCGTTCCACCGACTTTGGTCCAAGACCCGCTACTCCTTGAAGCTTCCCTTGGGCCAAGGCCTCCGCCAGATCCTTCATTGATGAAATCCCCAGTTCTTGATGAAGAAGCCGGGCAGTTTTGATTCCCACCCCAGGGACCCTGGATACCTCCAGTAGACCCGCTGGAAAGCGACCCTTTAGCTCCTCATACTGCGAAATAGTCCCGGTTCTAAGCCATTCATCAATATTGGAGGCAATAGCGGCTCCTACACCGGGGATTTGTCTTAGGGCGTCTTGCCTGTGCAATGAACGAATATCTTGTGGTAAATTCTGAATGCTTTTGGCAGCCCGCCGGTATGCTCTAGTTTTAAAGGGGTTTTCATCGGCTAGGTCCAACAAAGTTGCCATTTCCTGGAGCAACAATGCCACCTGTATGTTTTCCACATAGGTACTCCTTTCCAAATGAACACCCTCACCCAAATAATCTTGTAATAGTTCCATACATAAAAGGAAGCCAAGTGAAGATCCGGTAAGTAATCCCGGAGGTTTCCACTACTCCCCCTAGTTTTGTCAAAATACTAAGTTTCGAACCAAAAACGAAGGTGATGAAACTGCCAGTAATCACAAAGGCACACAAAAGGCCAAATCCAGCACCCACAATACGATCGGAAGTGCCAAACCGGCCCTGTTGCATGATGTCCTTTAACCATCGCCCCATCAGACCCACTACCACAGTAATACTAACACTGACTAATAAAAACACAAAAGCACCCAATAGCACATAGGGGACATTCAGGCGGGCTGAGAGGGCCTGGCCCCACGACTCGTGGGTCTTAAGGGCAAAGAACAGACCTAGCATAGGTCCCCCGATCCTGCCGAGATGGAAAACAAATCCATCACGGAAACCCCGATAGCCCATGACTAGGAAAAAAGCTAGGACCAAAACATCAAACCAGCTCATCGAGCTTCCTCCAAAAGCTTCAGTAGCTCCTCATTATCCTTGCGGGCTTGATGTAGCTCACCGGCCAGATTCAACGATACTAGTACCGCCACCTTATATAGTGGTAGTCCCTTATACTTCATCTGTAATGCCGATATTCTTTCATCAACCTCTCGGGCCACCTCAGCAATATACTCCTTGGGTACTGCTCCCCTTATTACATAGCTTTCACCGTAGATCTCCACTTTTTCGGTCACCAGAGGCTTTTGCTCAACGCTTCCTACGGCCCTTTGGTCCTTTGCCACCGTCCTTCACCCCCCGCCCGACGTTTAACGGCGTAGACTTACCTTTAGCTCCTCTTGCAGTCTTTCTTCAAGTTCGCTTTCGATCTGGACGATCTCCTCATCCACTAAGGTGCGATCCTCTGCCTGATACGTCACCGTATATGCGAGACTGCGGTACCCTGTTGGGACCTGTTTTCCGGTATACACATCAAATAGCCAAATGTCCTTAACAAGTTTCCCGCCGACTTCCTTGATCACATCGACCACCGCGTTGGATTGAACCTCCTTTGGAACAAGGAAGGCCATATCCCTCTTTACAAATGGATAGCGAATAATACCCACATAAGTCCGCTTAGCATCACACTTAGTAAGTAATGCTTCCACATCAAACTCCGCTACGTATGTCGATTCCTCTAATCCAAACCTTGCGGCACAATTGGGATGCAGTTGTCCTAGATAACCGATACTTTCACCGCCCACTAGAATCGTACCCCGTCTACCAGGATGCAAATAGGGACACTCACTGGGCATGAAGGTTAACTGCTGGGCACCGAGTCGATCCGCTAAAAGCTCCACAATCCCTTTTAGGTCATAGAAATCTACATCCTGCGGATCATGACCCCAGCTTATGCCAGGTCGCAACCCGGTCAAAAGCAGGGCACCCATCTCCCGTTCAATAGGTAGACCATTCTTCCCCTCCACCGGCCAGAACACCCGACCTAACTCGAATAAATGGACGTTTTCCGCCTGCCGGGATAGATTCCGCACAGCGGTATTGATTAACCCCGGCAAAAGACTTGTGCGCATCATACTCTGCCCTTCGCTCAAAGGGTTGGCAATGGTCAACACCTTCGATAGGTCCCGTTCAAAGACCGGGGTGTTTGCTTCAAGCCTCGCCAGATCATCGGGACTAATGAAACTGTAATTGAGAACCTCCTGCAACCCAGAGGCAATCAATAGCTCTCTGATCGTATCTCGCCCCGAAAGGAGCACGGTCTGGCCGGCAAATATCGTCTCGGTAGTTGGTAGCTCCGCCTTAATCCGATCATAGCCATATAGCCGGGCCACTTCCTCAATGATATCTGCTTCAATCCCCAGATCTCGCCGGAAGCTCGGGACAAGCACGATTAGCTTTTCCCCATCATATTCAACCGCAAGCTCTAGTCCTGCAAGCATTTCGGCCATTTCCTCCGGAGAGATGTCTGTGCCCAAAACCTTGTTCACCATCTGTGGCCGAACAGAAATGCGCATTGGGACATCGTCGACATTGTTCACATCGATCATCCCGGATAAAACATTGGCCCCGGCCAGTTCCTGCATCAACTGGCATGCCCGCTCTAGCGCATAGGTTGTTCCCGCAGGATCAAGGCCCTTTTCAAACCGGGCCGCAGCTTCACTATGCAATCCTAGTCTGCGCCCCGTCCGTCTAACACTAGCAGCCTTGAAATTAGCCGATTCCAGCAGAATATTCCTGGTTTCGGAAGTCACTTCCACATGGGCGCCACCCATGATCCCTGCAATGCAGACAGGTTCTGCTCCATCGGCAATCACTAAATCTTCGTTAGTTAGCGTACGCTCCACCCCGTCTAGGGTAACCATCTGCTCCCCTTGGTGGGCGCGCCTGATGACCAACTGGCGCTCTGCTAGTTTATCGTAATCGAAAGCATGCAGGGGCTGGCCTGTCTCCAACATGACAAAGTTTGTAATATCCACAATATTATTGATTGGACGCATACCCGCAGCCCTTAGGTACTGCTGCATCCAAATCGGTGAAGGTCCAATCTCTACCCCCGTAACGAGCCGTGCACAATAACGGGGACATAAATCCGGGCTCAGCACCTGTATACTTGTCCATTCTGTAATCGGAGAAGCCGACTCGGTAAAGGGACACTGGGGTATTGTCACTTTCCTACCCAACATCGCCGCTACTTCACGCGCCACCCCGATCACGCTAAGAAGATCAGGCCGGTTAGCGTAAATATCTATTTCGAAAGCAACATCATCTAGGAATAAGGCTTCCTCAATCCTCGTCCCTGGAGTAAAGTCATCCGGCAGTTCAATAATCCCTTGATGGTCATCGCCTATTCCCAGTTCATCGGCCGCACATAACATGCCGAAGGACTTCACACCACGAATAACGGCCTCCTGTACCAATAGCCCACTAGGTAGCTGGGCACCGGGCAATGCCACAGCGCTCACCATACCTTCCCTTACATTCGGAGCGCCACAGACTACACTTCGCACATCGTTAGGTCCCACTTCCACATCACATATGGTCAAGCGATCTGCCTGGGAATGAGGGGCTACTTTGAGTACCTTCCCCACAACTACCTTCCCTTGGAAATCTACC is a window of Limnochordia bacterium DNA encoding:
- the pheT gene encoding phenylalanine--tRNA ligase subunit beta codes for the protein MRLSYRWIKEYVNVELPVEELAARLTMSGVTVDRMEPMGVDFQGKVVVGKVLKVAPHSQADRLTICDVEVGPNDVRSVVCGAPNVREGMVSAVALPGAQLPSGLLVQEAVIRGVKSFGMLCAADELGIGDDHQGIIELPDDFTPGTRIEEALFLDDVAFEIDIYANRPDLLSVIGVAREVAAMLGRKVTIPQCPFTESASPITEWTSIQVLSPDLCPRYCARLVTGVEIGPSPIWMQQYLRAAGMRPINNIVDITNFVMLETGQPLHAFDYDKLAERQLVIRRAHQGEQMVTLDGVERTLTNEDLVIADGAEPVCIAGIMGGAHVEVTSETRNILLESANFKAASVRRTGRRLGLHSEAAARFEKGLDPAGTTYALERACQLMQELAGANVLSGMIDVNNVDDVPMRISVRPQMVNKVLGTDISPEEMAEMLAGLELAVEYDGEKLIVLVPSFRRDLGIEADIIEEVARLYGYDRIKAELPTTETIFAGQTVLLSGRDTIRELLIASGLQEVLNYSFISPDDLARLEANTPVFERDLSKVLTIANPLSEGQSMMRTSLLPGLINTAVRNLSRQAENVHLFELGRVFWPVEGKNGLPIEREMGALLLTGLRPGISWGHDPQDVDFYDLKGIVELLADRLGAQQLTFMPSECPYLHPGRRGTILVGGESIGYLGQLHPNCAARFGLEESTYVAEFDVEALLTKCDAKRTYVGIIRYPFVKRDMAFLVPKEVQSNAVVDVIKEVGGKLVKDIWLFDVYTGKQVPTGYRSLAYTVTYQAEDRTLVDEEIVQIESELEERLQEELKVSLRR
- a CDS encoding CvpA family protein, which codes for MSWFDVLVLAFFLVMGYRGFRDGFVFHLGRIGGPMLGLFFALKTHESWGQALSARLNVPYVLLGAFVFLLVSVSITVVVGLMGRWLKDIMQQGRFGTSDRIVGAGFGLLCAFVITGSFITFVFGSKLSILTKLGGVVETSGITYRIFTWLPFMYGTITRLFG
- a CDS encoding cell division protein ZapA — its product is MAKDQRAVGSVEQKPLVTEKVEIYGESYVIRGAVPKEYIAEVAREVDERISALQMKYKGLPLYKVAVLVSLNLAGELHQARKDNEELLKLLEEAR